A region of Massilia sp. WG5 DNA encodes the following proteins:
- a CDS encoding glycoside hydrolase family 65 protein — MNDIDNIALLPGIAAEPWCIRERAVEPGARFLRETLFTLGNGYIGMRGTPEEGNPAPKGQTLEGTYLNGFYESEPIVYPENAYGLARTNEFMLNVPNAKRVGIAIDGETFGLEQGKVLDYERVLDFRTGLLSRTVDWETDGGKRVRIASRRLVCLERKHVAAIEVAVTPLNFSGRLRLVAEIDSEVTNLQAGDDPRVGSAITGPSLLPVERQRTPQGMLVLQRTRHSGFLLATATEARLDRAGATVEDTDNGHAFELDAVQGGTVVLHKFIAYATSRDMADGQVAAHARAELESAARAGFEALAAEQAAWLADFWDQADVGIDGDDALQQGVRFNQFHLLQSVGRDGRTNIAAKGVTGEGYEGHYFWDTEIYVFPFLLFSKPEIARALLQYRYATLPKARERARQMAIGKGALYPWRTIAGEECSAYYPAGTAQYHINADVAYSIRLYLLATGDFDFMAQYGAEIVLETARIWTDIGNYDRQGRFCINAVTGPDEYTAVVNNNYYTNAMARMHMSFAADVAGRLRAERPDDYARVAAAVELDEGEIAAWRAASAAMRLPYDAELGIHEQDDSFLSKQPWDFANTPQENYPLLLHYHPLVIYRRQVCKQADVVLALLLLSNEFSLDDKRRDFDYYERVTTHDSSLSSCIFSIVASEVGYHDKAYAYFMETARLDLDNTHGNTEYGVHTAAMAGTWLGVAYGFAGMRIDDAGLRFAPVLPEKWQGYRFKVHVHGALLGVEVDAGGAAVYRLLQGTELSLSHRGRKLTLSAQQSEIRMEENT, encoded by the coding sequence ATGAATGATATCGATAACATCGCGCTCCTGCCGGGCATCGCCGCCGAGCCCTGGTGCATCCGCGAACGCGCCGTCGAGCCGGGCGCCCGTTTCCTGCGCGAGACCCTGTTCACGCTGGGGAACGGCTACATCGGGATGCGCGGGACGCCCGAGGAAGGCAATCCGGCGCCCAAGGGCCAGACCCTGGAAGGCACCTACCTGAACGGCTTCTACGAGTCCGAGCCGATCGTCTATCCGGAAAACGCCTACGGCCTGGCGCGCACCAACGAATTCATGCTGAACGTGCCGAACGCCAAGCGCGTCGGCATCGCCATCGACGGCGAGACCTTCGGCCTGGAGCAGGGCAAGGTGCTGGACTACGAGCGCGTACTCGACTTCCGCACCGGCCTGCTCAGCCGCACGGTCGATTGGGAGACCGATGGCGGCAAGCGGGTCCGCATCGCCAGCCGGCGCCTGGTCTGCCTCGAGCGCAAGCATGTCGCCGCGATCGAGGTCGCCGTCACGCCGCTGAACTTCTCGGGCCGCCTGCGCCTGGTCGCCGAGATCGACAGCGAGGTCACGAACCTGCAGGCCGGCGACGACCCGCGGGTCGGCTCGGCGATCACCGGCCCCAGCCTGCTGCCGGTCGAGCGGCAGCGCACGCCCCAGGGCATGCTGGTGCTGCAGCGCACCCGCCACAGCGGTTTCCTGCTGGCGACGGCCACCGAGGCGCGCCTGGACCGCGCCGGCGCGACGGTGGAAGACACCGACAACGGCCACGCCTTCGAACTCGATGCGGTCCAGGGCGGCACCGTGGTCCTGCACAAGTTCATTGCCTACGCCACCTCGCGCGACATGGCGGACGGGCAGGTCGCGGCGCACGCGCGCGCCGAGCTGGAAAGCGCCGCCCGGGCCGGCTTCGAGGCCCTCGCTGCCGAGCAGGCGGCCTGGCTGGCCGACTTCTGGGACCAGGCCGATGTCGGCATCGACGGCGACGACGCCCTGCAGCAGGGCGTGCGCTTCAACCAGTTCCACCTGCTGCAGTCGGTGGGCCGCGATGGCCGCACGAATATCGCCGCCAAGGGCGTGACGGGCGAGGGCTACGAAGGCCACTACTTCTGGGACACCGAGATCTACGTGTTCCCCTTCCTGCTGTTCTCGAAGCCCGAGATTGCGCGCGCCCTGCTGCAGTACCGCTATGCGACCCTGCCCAAGGCGCGCGAGCGGGCGCGCCAGATGGCGATCGGGAAGGGGGCGCTCTACCCGTGGCGCACCATCGCCGGCGAGGAGTGCTCGGCCTATTACCCGGCCGGCACCGCGCAGTACCACATCAACGCGGACGTCGCCTATTCGATCCGCCTCTACCTGCTGGCGACCGGCGACTTCGACTTCATGGCGCAGTACGGCGCCGAGATCGTGCTGGAGACGGCGCGTATCTGGACCGACATCGGCAACTACGATCGCCAGGGCCGCTTCTGCATCAATGCGGTGACCGGGCCGGACGAGTACACGGCCGTCGTCAACAACAACTACTACACCAACGCGATGGCGCGCATGCACATGAGCTTCGCGGCGGACGTGGCCGGGCGCCTGCGCGCCGAGCGCCCGGACGACTATGCGCGCGTGGCCGCCGCCGTCGAGCTGGACGAGGGCGAGATCGCGGCCTGGCGCGCGGCGTCCGCCGCCATGCGCCTGCCCTACGACGCGGAACTCGGCATCCACGAGCAGGACGACAGCTTCCTGTCGAAGCAGCCCTGGGATTTCGCCAACACACCGCAGGAAAACTATCCGCTGCTGCTGCATTACCACCCGCTGGTGATCTACCGCCGCCAGGTCTGCAAGCAGGCCGACGTGGTGCTGGCCCTGCTGCTGCTGTCGAACGAATTCTCGCTGGACGACAAGCGCCGCGACTTCGATTACTACGAGCGCGTGACGACCCACGATTCGTCGCTGTCGTCCTGCATCTTCAGCATCGTGGCGAGCGAAGTCGGCTACCACGACAAGGCCTACGCCTATTTCATGGAGACTGCGCGCCTCGACCTCGACAACACCCACGGCAATACGGAATACGGCGTGCACACCGCGGCGATGGCCGGCACCTGGCTGGGCGTTGCCTACGGCTTCGCCGGCATGCGCATCGACGACGCCGGGCTGCGCTTCGCCCCGGTGCTGCCGGAAAAATGGCAGGGCTACCGCTTCAAGGTGCACGTGCATGGCGCCCTGCTGGGCGTCGAGGTGGATGCCGGCGGCGCCGCCGTCTATCGCCTGCTGCAGGGTACGGAGCTGAGCCTGTCCCATCGCGGCCGCAAGCTCACGCTCAGCGCGCAGCAATCCGAGATCCGCATGGAGGAAAACACATGA